The following proteins are co-located in the Methylomonas sp. 11b genome:
- the dctA gene encoding C4-dicarboxylate transporter DctA has translation MNSENLNKPLPPKSATLSARLYLWVLLAIVAGGVFGYLDAEHAVTLKPIGDGFISLIKMLIGPVVFCTIVLGVAGADDMKKAGRVGVKALLYFEIVSTFALALGVLVANLLKPGQGFNVDPATLDAQAVSGYVKQANQQSTADFLLHIIPKTFTDAFTGSGDLLQVLLVAVLFGFALQQMGSAGRSVYVFIEECSHIFFAMMNVIMKLAPFGAGAAMAFTIGKYGVAALKPLAALMGSFYLTCALFIVLILGSIAALTGFNIFRLLRYIKEEMLLVLGTSSSESALVPLMNKLEKLGCSRSVVGLVIPSGYSFNLDGTNIYLTMAALFVAQALNVDLSLSQQLTLLLVAMLTSKGASGVTGAGFITLAATLAVVPAVPVAALSLILGIDRFMSEARALTNIVGNAVATIVVSHSEGELDREKMQAQLRPDLSTQGF, from the coding sequence ATGAACTCGGAAAACCTCAACAAACCACTCCCGCCGAAATCAGCGACTCTCTCTGCCCGGCTTTATCTGTGGGTGTTGTTGGCTATCGTTGCCGGCGGCGTGTTTGGTTATCTGGACGCCGAACATGCCGTGACGCTAAAACCCATCGGCGACGGCTTTATCAGCCTGATCAAAATGCTGATAGGACCAGTGGTATTTTGCACCATCGTGCTGGGCGTCGCTGGCGCCGATGACATGAAAAAAGCCGGGCGAGTTGGGGTAAAAGCCTTGCTGTATTTCGAGATTGTCTCGACTTTCGCGCTGGCGCTGGGCGTGCTGGTGGCCAATCTGCTCAAGCCTGGCCAAGGCTTTAACGTCGATCCGGCCACGCTGGATGCGCAGGCGGTGTCCGGCTACGTGAAACAAGCCAACCAGCAAAGTACCGCCGATTTTCTGCTGCACATCATCCCCAAAACCTTCACCGATGCCTTCACCGGTTCCGGCGATTTGCTGCAAGTATTGCTGGTAGCGGTACTTTTCGGCTTTGCCCTGCAACAAATGGGCAGCGCCGGCAGATCGGTGTATGTGTTTATAGAGGAATGCTCACATATCTTTTTTGCAATGATGAATGTGATCATGAAACTGGCGCCGTTCGGCGCCGGCGCGGCGATGGCGTTTACCATAGGCAAATACGGCGTCGCCGCATTAAAACCGCTGGCTGCGCTGATGGGTAGTTTTTATCTGACCTGCGCTTTGTTCATCGTCTTGATACTGGGCAGCATAGCCGCGCTGACCGGCTTTAATATTTTTAGACTGCTGCGTTATATCAAGGAAGAAATGCTCTTGGTACTGGGCACCTCGTCGTCCGAATCGGCGCTGGTGCCGCTGATGAATAAGCTGGAAAAACTGGGCTGTTCCCGCTCGGTGGTGGGTTTAGTGATTCCGTCCGGCTACTCGTTCAATCTGGACGGCACCAATATCTATCTGACCATGGCCGCGCTGTTCGTCGCTCAGGCCTTGAATGTCGATTTAAGCCTGAGCCAGCAATTGACACTGTTATTGGTAGCGATGTTGACTAGCAAAGGTGCTTCTGGCGTCACCGGCGCTGGCTTTATCACGCTGGCGGCAACCCTAGCGGTGGTGCCGGCAGTGCCGGTCGCGGCTCTTTCGTTAATCCTGGGGATAGACCGCTTTATGTCCGAAGCGCGGGCCTTA